The genomic segment GCTATTCCAATTGCAATATCCGAATATCCTGAAAAGTCACAGTATATCTGGAAAGAATAGAATATAATCCCGATGATGAGATACAGAGAGGAGTATTTTTCAGGAAATGCAAAGGCTGTTCCTACAAAAGATCCGAGAGAATCGGCAATAATTATTTTTTTTCCAAATCCTAAAAGAACTCTGGCAAGGCCTGTTTCAAAATTGTCCCAGGTAAATTTCTGATCTGTTTTAAGTTGAGGTAAAAAGTCATGAGCCCGCAGAATAGGCCCTGCTGTAAGCTTGGCGAAAAAGATCGAATAAACTGAAAATGCGGCAAAGTCTGTTTCTGCCTTTATCTTCCTTTTATAAATGTCAGTGGTGTAGCTGATTGCCTGAAAAGTATAAAATGAAATTCCGATAGGCAGAATAATATTCAGCGTGTTATGAATAGTCCCGGTTCCGAAGAAGCCTAAAACACTATTGGTCGATTCTATAAAAAAATTAAAGTACTTGAAAAAACCTAAAATAACCAGATTAAATACGATGCTTGTAATGAGGAGTCGTTTTCTCTTTTTCTCATTTTCCGTTTTCTCAAGATACAAGGCGAGGTTATATTCAAATATTGTAGATGCAAGTACCAGCGCCAGAAAGCGATAGTCCCAATAACCATAGAAAAAATAACTTGCTCCAAGGGTGAACCAAAGTCTTAGCTTTCCCTTGAAAAAGTAATATAATGGAATAAATATTAGAATAAATTCTAAAAAGTGAATGCTATTAAATATCATGCGCTTTTTGTAGATAGAGGAAGGCAATATTAAGGAATTTTGATTTGACTTCCAATTGAATAGGAATCAGGTTAAAGTATTTTTAATCTTGGATAAATCCTAGTTTTCTGGCTTAATACGACTAGTGCCGACAAACGGGTTATATTGTAAGTTAAATTGGTTACTATGGTCCATAATCGGAAGATTTTAGTCTTGCGAGGATGATAATTTTTGTTAATATTGAAGTATGCCACACATAGCTATTATCTCTGCCAGCGTGCGAAGAGACAGGAAAAGTCATCGCGCCGCACTCTACTTCAAAAATTTTATAGAGTCAAATGCTCTTGCTACTGCAGGAATACTTGATTTACAAGAATATAATTTCCCGCTTTTTGATGAGCGCCTCAAATTTCAGCCTAATCCTACTCCTCAAATGCTTGATTTTGCTTCAAAAGTAAAAAATGCTGACGGCATATTGATTGTTACGCCGGAATATAATGGAGGTTATCCATCCAGTCTAAAAAATATAATAGATCTTCTTTATGATGAGTGGTACAGAAAACCTGTTGCTATTTCAACAGTATCAGGTGGAAGTTTTGGCGGTACTCAGGTAATTACTTCATTACAGTTTTCTCTTTGGAAAATAAGAGCCTGGACTGTCCCTGCCATGTTTCCTGTGCCAACAGTTGATAAATCATTTGATGAGCAGGGTAATCCTGCTGACAAAGCCGGAACGGATAAGAGAGCTACTGCATTTATCAATGAGCTTTTATGGTGCATTGAAGCAAAAAAGAGAATGGATACTTAATCTGATATTGTTTTGTCCTTAATTGTTCTTCAAACTACTATCTATGCTCCACTGGAAGTTTGTTTTGACTTGTCAAGAAGCATTGAACTCCATCAGATTTCAACAAAAAAATCTGAGGAGAAAGTTATTGCAGGTAAAATGTCTGGCCTTATCAGTCTCCATGAAACGGTGACCTGGAAAGCCAGGCATTTCGGACTTTGGCTTCAGCTCACCTCAAAGATCACTGAATTTAAATCACCGGATTTTTTTGTTGATGAAATGGTCAGCGGCCCGTTTAAGTCATTCAGGCATGAACATATTTTTGAAGTAAACCAGGGCCGGACAATCATGACCGATCGTTTTGATTTTCAATCACCTTTGGGAGTATTGGGTAGAATTGTGAATGTTTTATTTTTAAAATCGTATATGGAAAAGTTACTCTTTGAACGAAACAAAGTGATTAAAGAACATGCGGAGGGAGATGGTTGGCGGGAACTATTAACCAAAACGGATGTCTAGTAAATATCAGACTATTTTTTACAAACCTTAATGAATAATAATATGAAAAAGATTTTTACTCTATCATTTCTTTTAACTGTATTTACTTCCGGGCAACTTTTAGCATGTACCATGTATGCAAAATCATTTTGCGAAACAATTAAAAATAAATCCTTTGTTGCAAAAGGGAAAATTGTCTCTTATCAGGAAAAGTCTATAAGAATAAAATTATTACAAACGCTCATAGGCGAAGAAAGCGCAGATACAATAGTCGTGTGGGATGAAAAAGATTTTGAATGTAACGGTGATTTTTCCATGTCTGCAAATCATATGGGAGTGATAGGTGATACAATATTTTTTACTGTTGAAGAAATAGCTGAAAAGAAAAATGACTGGGAGCAGATTAATGACTACAGATACCTGGGGCATTATTTGGAGACCACTTTTCTGCACATTCAGAATGATACTGTAACCGGATTTATAAGCGGAATTGACATGGCTCCTAATGAATATAGAATATTGAAAATGCACCAGGATCAATTCCTGGAGAAGTTTCAAGACTGCAGAGAAAATGGTGCTATCGTCATTACTTCAAATAAAAATGCAGAGGAACTTAAAGCACTAAACATATTTCCCAATCCTGCAGAAAACTTACTCAATATAGATTTTGGCTTAAGTCAAAAAGTATATCAGTCAATCGTAATCAAAAATCAATTAGGACAACAGGTGAAAACTATTGATATAACACAGTCTGCAAACATGGTTCAGATAGATATTTCTGATATGGCTCCGGGAGTTGTATTTGTTGAACTTGTAGGTAATAAATATACGGATAGACGAAAGATCGTGAAGACACAATAGGTGCTGGATTTTCTTTTGTTCTTCCTGTGATGTTAGTCTTTTGGCTTGACACTTTGAGAAAATAAAAAATGAAATGATTTTGAGAGAAACCTTCGGTAGTTAATGCTATTATGCTTTCGATAAACAACCGAAGGTTTTTACTCATCATTGTATAGCCAATAGTAAGGTGAATTGTTGTAACCCTAATGCTGTACTTTTAATAGGCTTTGTGAAAGCTTTTATTTTGCTATATCCTAGATACATAACCATTATTTGTAGTCAATCCTCATTAATATCCAAACAAGCAAATGGATTCAGATAAACTCGTGTTGCAGCTCATTGACCATTTTCAAGAAGTTGTTGCTTTAGACGATAACGATATCGCATCCATCGTACCTAAATTGGAAATAAAGAAGCTAAACAGAAAGGAGTATTTACTCCAGCCCGGTCAGATTTCCAGATACATGCGTTATATTGCAATAGGAAGTATGAGGGTTTACTACCTGGATGAAAAGGACCAAGAGCACACATTGCAATTAGGTATTGAAAATTGGTGGGTCAATGACCTGTATAGTTATTTCAGCGGAAACCCATCAAGAATGTTTATTCAGGCCAACGAACGTACTACTCTTGTACAAATCAGCAAAACAAACCTGGAAACATTGTATCAGGAGGTTCCAAGAATGTCGGATTTTTTCCGTTTGAAAATTCAATCCGCTTATGTTGCCTTGCAAGAACGTACAATTGAGAATATGAGCGTTGACGCGTATGCCAGATATAATGCATTCATTGCAGAGTATAGACATCTGGAACAACGTTTCCCTCAATATATGATTGCTTCCTATTTAGGCGTCACACCAGAGTTCTTAAGTTTTCTAAGAAAAAAACACATTACGGATATTTCTTAAGATAGCTTAATTTTTATCATTTTCCCTCACTATACTTTTGCCTGTATAATTCAAACAGGTAAATGATGAGGGCTGAATATACATTGCTGATACTTTTTTTCTTATCAAAAGAACTTAATGCGCAACAACTTTCTTATACTCCGGACATTGTATTAGGGCATCGTTCACTGACGTATCTGCATCATGTGAATTATAATTTTAACAATAAGATTAAAATAAACAACCTCACATTATTTGATACAGAATACAGCTCAGATAATGCAAACATATTTTTTATAAGGAATACCTTTTCTTATAATGTCCTGAGAAAAGTTACTTTCAATGTTGCCTTTGGAATGAAAAATCCAGGTTCATTTTTTACCATTTCAACACAATACCGAACAGGACATCCCAGATATTTATTCGCCTATTCTATAGGTACGACTTATCAAAGAGGCTTCACGCTTGAGCAATCCATTGCCTTAGAATATTATCCTTATTTAGCTGAAAACCTGCAAGCATATTTTAATCTTTTGGCTATCGCCAACATTAATCTGGAAGAATATCAAAGAGGTCTGCAATTCGTTCGTCTGGGATTTAAAGAGAATAAAATAATCTATGGTCTTGCTTTAAACGCAGACCAATTCAACAATGCTAAAAGGAGATTAGTCAACACTGGAATCTTTATTAAATATAACTTTTAAATATTATTGACATGAAAAAAAACATTGATTTGGGAATTTTTGTGACGAGAATTGCAATCGGTTTTCCAATGCTGGTTTATGGAATCAGTAAATTGTTCTATGGAATAGACTTCATCAAAGATATGCTTATAGAAAAGGGATTGCCTTCGTTTATTGCTTATGGTGTGTTTTTGGGAGAAGTAGTAGCACCTATACTTATCATCATAGGTTTTAGGACACGTTTAGCAGGTTTCGTATTTGCTGTAAATTGTCTTACCGCCATTTGCCTGACACAAATGTCAAATGCTTTCAAACTTAATGACTATGGAGGATGGGCCTTAGAATTATTAGCTATTTATATGCTTATTGCAACAGGTATTTTATTTACCGGAGGTGGAAAAATAGCTGTTTCAGTTAATAATCAATGGGATTAATAAGAACTACACATAAACAATGTCGTAATTCTTTAAGGCGCTGCTATATGTTCATTTCAGAGGGGATTCCAGAAATTGAATAAGCATATAGTAGTGCCTCGCATGATTTTGAGTATATTGCTCAAACTGTTTTTGCTTTGCCTTGATAAAGCAAAGTCTTATAGCAAAGCGGTGCTGTAATTGTAAGACTATATGATAACATGACCTATTATTTAAAAGAAATAACACGCATAAAAAACAACTGCTTCTTTAACCAGGGACAGATTGACACTGTTATTGGGACACGTCATTTTATAAACAATAACTATGATAAAGAATTAAATCTGAACTTACTTTCACATATTAGATTTACATCAAAATTTCATCTGATAAGACTTTACAAAAGGTACTACGGACAAACACCAGGACAATATCTTATTGGCCGACGATTGGAAAAAGCAAAGGATCTTTTAAGAGAGGGGCAATCTGTAACAGGGACTTGTTTTGATATTGGCTTTGAAAGCCCAAGTTCTTTTAGCACTTTATTCAAATCTAAGTTTGGACTGACACCAACAGAATTTCAAAAAAGAGCAATTTTCACAAAGTCGGATAAGCAAGAATTTTGAAATTTTACTGTCTAAACTTAAAATTTTAAAAAGATGAAAATAAGAGTAATAAGCGTTCCGGTGCAGGACCAGGAAAAAGCCTTGAAATTCTACACTGAAAAATTGGGTTTTGTAAAAAAGATTGATGTGCCATTGAGCGAAGATAGTAGGTGGCTGACAGTTGTAAGTCCTGACGAGCAAGACGGGCCAGAAGTTCTATTAGAGCCTTCTCCAATCCATTTTGAACCAGCAAAAGTTTATCAAAAATCACTTTTTGAAGCTGGTATACCTTACACACAATTCAATGTTGAAGATGTTCAAAAAGAATATGAAAGGTTGAAAAATCTTGGAGTTGAATTCAGTGTAAAACCAACTGAAATGGGGACAGTTAAAATAGCTGTTTTCAATGACACATGTGGAAATAATATACAAATAGTACAAATGCTATAAAGATTTGCTGTCGGTATTGATATAACGTCAAGCGGAGTTCTTTAATCAGAGTTTTGGAGTGCCAGGGGCAATCCAATTAACCTTTGATTATGAGATCAACTATGTATATAAGTCAGTGGTAAAAGATAAGGAATGACAGAAAAAGATCTATTCTACCAAAATTTTATGGATAGTGACCTAACTGAAGTGATGCCGATAAAGTGTAATGAAGATTTTACTTGTTGGATAGAATAATCATCGATTCATTTCTGGTGTTCTGGTAAGTTTCAGATAAATAGTAGGTTAGTAAATTTTGTTTGGAATGAAAGTTTTTCCTTATAAATTCGTTACTATTATGATTAAAATCTAACCGAAATTTTTAAATAAAACCATGTTAAAAAATATATCCTTATCGCTTTTCCTGCTTGCTGGTGTTTTATCAACTTATTCTTGCTCATCACCGGAAAAGAACAAAGCCGAAAAGATTTCCATTGAGTTATCATCATTAGCTTTAGATACAGATCCAGTCTGCAAAATGCCAGTTGCAGGCCATCTTGCTGATACCTTGAATTTTAATGGTAAAATATATGGTTTCTGTAATACAGAGTGTAAAAAAGAGTTTGCGAAAAACTCAGAGACCTATTTGAAATAATAATCTGAAAATATCTGTCTGATTCAAGAGCTCCGAATTTTGGAGCTCTTTTTTTTCCTAAAAGATATCTGCTGACATAAGGTTGTCACTAAACTACTTTTTATTTACAGAGTTAATCATAGAAAATAAAAATGAAAACAGACCTGATTGCTCAAGCTTCCATCGAGATCAATGCAGATATTAGAACTGTCTGGCATGCCCTCATTGATCCTGAAATCATTAAAGAATACTTGTTTGGTACTGACACCTCTTCCGACTGGAAAGTGGGTAGCAGAATCTCTTTCAAAGGTGTTTGGGATGGGAAACCTTATGAAGACGGCGGAATTATTACTGCCATAGAGCCAGAGGAAACATTAAAATACACTTATTGGAGCTCTATGTCCGGTACACCCGATGTTGAAGAAAATTATGCCAATATATCTTATGATCTGGAAGAGTTGGAATCAGGTGTCCGTCTGACTATAAGTCAGGATAATATAAAGACAGAAGAAGCCAGAGAACATTCTGAAAAAAATTGGGCTGTGGTGCTTGATTCAATGAAGAGGTTTTTAGAAAAAAAATAACATTAATAAGCGCAGAGGTAGCGAAAGTATTACCCTTTTTCAGGTACCTCTGCTTCTCTGCCCATCTCTCTTAATTTCCACTTGGTGGCTTCCATAAGTTTTCGTATATCATTCCAGATATTAAATGAATACAACCCAAGTGCTAAACCTA from the Sporocytophaga myxococcoides genome contains:
- a CDS encoding DoxX family protein → MKKNIDLGIFVTRIAIGFPMLVYGISKLFYGIDFIKDMLIEKGLPSFIAYGVFLGEVVAPILIIIGFRTRLAGFVFAVNCLTAICLTQMSNAFKLNDYGGWALELLAIYMLIATGILFTGGGKIAVSVNNQWD
- a CDS encoding MBOAT family O-acyltransferase, with the protein product MIFNSIHFLEFILIFIPLYYFFKGKLRLWFTLGASYFFYGYWDYRFLALVLASTIFEYNLALYLEKTENEKKRKRLLITSIVFNLVILGFFKYFNFFIESTNSVLGFFGTGTIHNTLNIILPIGISFYTFQAISYTTDIYKRKIKAETDFAAFSVYSIFFAKLTAGPILRAHDFLPQLKTDQKFTWDNFETGLARVLLGFGKKIIIADSLGSFVGTAFAFPEKYSSLYLIIGIIFYSFQIYCDFSGYSDIAIGIARILGYRFPQNFNFPYLAKNFSEFWSRWHMSLSSWLREYLYIPLGGNRNGKFNAYRNLMITMLLGGLWHGANWTFVVWGGLNGVYLVVQRLILPYTERIGKIVPRQLFIPSAMIIVFLLTCFSRIFFRSNDFDSAFEMIKGIFAFNDMSFGHLPNKFVIIKNIGLVSILMILEYVHQSNDFEELVLKSPAFKIITFSIILWMIALFGTFSDSQFIYIQF
- a CDS encoding NADPH-dependent FMN reductase, translated to MPHIAIISASVRRDRKSHRAALYFKNFIESNALATAGILDLQEYNFPLFDERLKFQPNPTPQMLDFASKVKNADGILIVTPEYNGGYPSSLKNIIDLLYDEWYRKPVAISTVSGGSFGGTQVITSLQFSLWKIRAWTVPAMFPVPTVDKSFDEQGNPADKAGTDKRATAFINELLWCIEAKKRMDT
- a CDS encoding VOC family protein, with the translated sequence MKIRVISVPVQDQEKALKFYTEKLGFVKKIDVPLSEDSRWLTVVSPDEQDGPEVLLEPSPIHFEPAKVYQKSLFEAGIPYTQFNVEDVQKEYERLKNLGVEFSVKPTEMGTVKIAVFNDTCGNNIQIVQML
- a CDS encoding SRPBCC family protein; its protein translation is MSLIVLQTTIYAPLEVCFDLSRSIELHQISTKKSEEKVIAGKMSGLISLHETVTWKARHFGLWLQLTSKITEFKSPDFFVDEMVSGPFKSFRHEHIFEVNQGRTIMTDRFDFQSPLGVLGRIVNVLFLKSYMEKLLFERNKVIKEHAEGDGWRELLTKTDV
- a CDS encoding helix-turn-helix domain-containing protein; its protein translation is MTYYLKEITRIKNNCFFNQGQIDTVIGTRHFINNNYDKELNLNLLSHIRFTSKFHLIRLYKRYYGQTPGQYLIGRRLEKAKDLLREGQSVTGTCFDIGFESPSSFSTLFKSKFGLTPTEFQKRAIFTKSDKQEF
- a CDS encoding SRPBCC domain-containing protein; translated protein: MKTDLIAQASIEINADIRTVWHALIDPEIIKEYLFGTDTSSDWKVGSRISFKGVWDGKPYEDGGIITAIEPEETLKYTYWSSMSGTPDVEENYANISYDLEELESGVRLTISQDNIKTEEAREHSEKNWAVVLDSMKRFLEKK
- a CDS encoding YHS domain-containing protein translates to MLKNISLSLFLLAGVLSTYSCSSPEKNKAEKISIELSSLALDTDPVCKMPVAGHLADTLNFNGKIYGFCNTECKKEFAKNSETYLK
- a CDS encoding Crp/Fnr family transcriptional regulator produces the protein MDSDKLVLQLIDHFQEVVALDDNDIASIVPKLEIKKLNRKEYLLQPGQISRYMRYIAIGSMRVYYLDEKDQEHTLQLGIENWWVNDLYSYFSGNPSRMFIQANERTTLVQISKTNLETLYQEVPRMSDFFRLKIQSAYVALQERTIENMSVDAYARYNAFIAEYRHLEQRFPQYMIASYLGVTPEFLSFLRKKHITDIS
- a CDS encoding T9SS type A sorting domain-containing protein gives rise to the protein MKKIFTLSFLLTVFTSGQLLACTMYAKSFCETIKNKSFVAKGKIVSYQEKSIRIKLLQTLIGEESADTIVVWDEKDFECNGDFSMSANHMGVIGDTIFFTVEEIAEKKNDWEQINDYRYLGHYLETTFLHIQNDTVTGFISGIDMAPNEYRILKMHQDQFLEKFQDCRENGAIVITSNKNAEELKALNIFPNPAENLLNIDFGLSQKVYQSIVIKNQLGQQVKTIDITQSANMVQIDISDMAPGVVFVELVGNKYTDRRKIVKTQ